One window of the Asticcacaulis sp. SL142 genome contains the following:
- a CDS encoding PepSY domain-containing protein, giving the protein MKQAITIFCALLAMSLPSAGQAQALRLDVSVSAPMLLAQNSDRRDRERPRDEPRRDNKDSEPRRDDRLNRAIAIAIAQSRGRVLDAGPEKGAIFWVRVATERGRVDFLVDTNSGRIVGER; this is encoded by the coding sequence ATGAAACAGGCAATTACCATTTTCTGTGCGCTTTTGGCGATGAGCTTGCCCTCAGCAGGGCAGGCGCAGGCTTTGCGGCTGGATGTCAGCGTGAGTGCGCCGATGCTGCTGGCTCAGAACTCGGATCGTCGGGACCGGGAGCGTCCCCGTGACGAGCCACGCCGCGACAATAAAGATAGCGAACCGCGCCGCGATGATCGCCTTAATCGCGCCATCGCCATCGCCATCGCGCAGTCTCGCGGGCGTGTGCTGGATGCCGGGCCTGAAAAGGGTGCCATATTCTGGGTGCGCGTGGCGACGGAGCGGGGCCGCGTGGATTTTCTGGTCGATACCAATTCCGGCCGTATAGTGGGTGAACGATAG
- the ccmE gene encoding cytochrome c maturation protein CcmE, whose protein sequence is MGFWPKSIKARRRLTLFLWVAPILAAAVGLTLYALRDSVVYFYTPGQAVAAGAPLNTNMRLGGLVAPGSVVKNPDGSVTFEIMDNLDAMTVTYQGDLPDLFREGQGVVCEGKLTQAKAFKASTVLAKHDETYMPKEVTKALKEQGEWRPNSEASAKAAPL, encoded by the coding sequence ATGGGTTTCTGGCCAAAATCAATCAAGGCGCGGCGGCGTTTGACGCTGTTTTTATGGGTGGCACCGATTCTGGCCGCGGCGGTGGGGTTGACGCTCTATGCTCTGCGCGATTCCGTGGTCTATTTCTACACGCCGGGGCAGGCGGTGGCGGCGGGTGCGCCGCTCAATACCAATATGCGTCTGGGCGGGCTTGTGGCCCCCGGATCGGTGGTGAAAAACCCCGACGGTTCGGTGACGTTTGAGATCATGGACAATCTTGATGCCATGACCGTCACCTATCAAGGCGATCTGCCCGATCTGTTCCGCGAAGGTCAGGGCGTGGTGTGTGAAGGGAAGTTGACGCAGGCCAAGGCGTTTAAGGCGTCGACCGTGCTGGCCAAACATGACGAAACCTATATGCCCAAGGAAGTGACCAAGGCGCTGAAAGAACAGGGCGAATGGCGGCCAAATTCTGAGGCCAGTGCAAAGGCCGCACCTCTATGA
- a CDS encoding response regulator transcription factor, with amino-acid sequence MRILLAEDDPDLSRQLKTSLQDAGYVVDHAPDGEEAHFLGDTEPYDCVILDLGLPKIDGVSVLEKWRRDGKTTPVLILTARGAWSDKVSGFDAGADDYLTKPFHTEELLARLRALVRRAAGHAQPLLVCGGVRLDPRAARASVNGEPLRLTSLEYRLLHYLMMHQNRVISRTELVEHLYDQDFDRDSNTIEVFMGRLRKKIGTDRIETVRGLGYRLKPLADEVADL; translated from the coding sequence ATGCGCATACTTCTGGCCGAAGACGATCCCGACCTGTCACGTCAGCTTAAGACCTCATTGCAGGACGCGGGCTATGTGGTCGATCATGCCCCGGACGGCGAAGAAGCCCACTTTCTGGGTGATACCGAACCCTATGACTGCGTGATCCTGGATCTGGGTTTGCCCAAGATTGATGGTGTGTCGGTGCTGGAAAAATGGCGCCGTGACGGCAAGACCACGCCGGTTTTGATCCTGACGGCGCGCGGCGCCTGGTCGGATAAGGTATCGGGCTTTGATGCCGGCGCTGACGATTATCTGACCAAGCCGTTCCATACCGAAGAACTGCTGGCGCGCTTGCGGGCTTTGGTGCGTCGCGCCGCCGGTCATGCTCAACCGCTGCTGGTGTGCGGTGGGGTTAGGCTGGACCCAAGGGCGGCGCGGGCATCGGTTAACGGCGAGCCGCTGCGGCTGACGTCATTAGAATATCGGCTTTTGCACTATCTGATGATGCACCAAAACCGGGTGATTTCGCGCACCGAACTGGTCGAGCACCTCTATGATCAGGATTTCGACCGCGATTCAAACACCATCGAAGTGTTTATGGGCCGCCTGCGCAAAAAGATCGGCACCGACCGGATCGAGACCGTGCGCGGTTTGGGTTACCGGTTGAAACCGCTGGCCGATGAGGTCGCGGACCTGTGA
- a CDS encoding Do family serine endopeptidase, translating to MKSLLKNKTSLVGGIVGLALGATVAAGAMTGIANLDNLTGGYDGARLIKTQDLTPVKPPAGAPMSFADIIDRVSPAVVSIETKGKVKVPQGMPMIPGFNFPGQTQPGQEAPEQEVRGAGSGFFISGDGYIVTNNHVIAEADEIMVKLTNDQKLKATVIGRDPNTDLAVLKVEGKNFPFVNFELETKPRVGDWVIAVGNPFGFSGTATAGIVSAYGRDIGEQYVDYLQIDAPINRGNSGGPTFDLYGRVIGVNTAIITPSGASAGVGFAIPAEIAHSITQKLIKGGKIERGYIGVSVRPITDEVAESLGITDMDGAYISDVTKGGPSEKAGVQPGDIVRAVNGEKIKSNTDLTRRVGAVRVGDKVTLDVVRSGKPVKLTITAALRPTDEELNKGLPGGADQSSPDAPANAPGALGLSLKPVSPETRKSYGIEDGITGLVITSVAPDSDAAKKGIKPGMVIVRADNQPVTTAADLTRVIDILKKAGRPSVLLLINSEGINVPVPLSLK from the coding sequence TTGAAGTCGCTTCTGAAGAACAAGACCAGCCTGGTCGGCGGTATTGTCGGTCTGGCGCTGGGCGCCACGGTGGCCGCCGGTGCCATGACGGGGATTGCCAACCTCGATAACCTCACGGGTGGTTATGACGGCGCCCGTCTGATCAAGACCCAAGACCTGACACCGGTTAAGCCGCCTGCGGGTGCTCCGATGTCGTTTGCCGACATCATTGATCGCGTATCACCGGCAGTCGTATCTATCGAGACCAAGGGCAAGGTCAAGGTACCGCAAGGCATGCCGATGATCCCCGGTTTCAACTTCCCCGGCCAGACTCAGCCCGGTCAGGAAGCCCCTGAACAAGAGGTGCGCGGCGCAGGCTCCGGCTTCTTCATTTCCGGTGACGGCTATATTGTCACCAACAACCACGTCATCGCCGAAGCCGACGAAATCATGGTCAAGCTGACCAATGATCAAAAGCTGAAGGCCACTGTCATTGGCCGCGATCCGAACACAGACCTTGCGGTGCTTAAGGTCGAGGGCAAGAACTTTCCGTTTGTGAATTTTGAGCTGGAAACCAAGCCACGCGTCGGTGACTGGGTGATCGCGGTCGGCAACCCGTTCGGATTTTCGGGCACCGCCACCGCCGGTATCGTCTCGGCCTATGGTCGTGACATCGGTGAGCAATATGTCGATTACCTGCAAATCGATGCGCCGATCAACCGCGGTAACTCCGGCGGTCCGACCTTTGACCTCTATGGCCGCGTGATCGGCGTCAACACCGCCATCATTACGCCATCGGGCGCGTCTGCTGGGGTGGGCTTTGCCATTCCGGCTGAGATTGCCCATTCGATCACCCAAAAGCTGATCAAGGGTGGCAAGATAGAGCGCGGCTATATCGGCGTCAGTGTCCGTCCGATTACGGACGAAGTGGCCGAAAGCCTCGGCATCACCGATATGGACGGTGCTTACATCAGTGACGTCACCAAGGGCGGACCATCTGAAAAGGCCGGGGTTCAGCCGGGCGATATCGTGCGGGCCGTCAATGGTGAAAAGATCAAGTCCAACACCGACCTGACCCGCCGGGTCGGGGCGGTGCGCGTTGGCGATAAGGTCACTCTGGATGTGGTGCGCTCCGGCAAGCCGGTGAAGCTGACCATCACGGCTGCCCTGCGCCCTACCGATGAAGAACTGAACAAGGGTCTGCCCGGTGGTGCGGATCAATCTTCGCCTGACGCGCCCGCCAATGCGCCGGGGGCTCTGGGCCTCAGCCTCAAGCCGGTCTCGCCGGAAACGCGCAAGAGCTATGGCATCGAAGACGGGATCACCGGTCTGGTCATCACCTCGGTGGCACCGGATTCGGATGCGGCCAAGAAAGGCATAAAGCCCGGAATGGTCATCGTGCGGGCGGATAATCAGCCGGTAACGACGGCGGCTGACCTCACCCGTGTGATTGATATCCTGAAAAAGGCCGGACGTCCCAGCGTGCTGTTGCTGATCAATTCCGAAGGTATCAATGTGCCGGTGCCGCTCAGTTTGAAGTAG
- a CDS encoding DUF2188 domain-containing protein, protein MSKKGQHVVPNGSGWNVQKAGSTRATSVHKTQADAIVAATKIAQNQKTELYIHGRDGRIRERNSYGNDPHPPKG, encoded by the coding sequence ATGTCAAAAAAAGGTCAACATGTTGTACCAAATGGCAGTGGCTGGAATGTTCAGAAAGCCGGTTCAACCCGCGCTACCAGCGTACATAAAACGCAAGCTGATGCTATTGTAGCGGCAACCAAAATCGCTCAAAATCAAAAGACTGAGCTTTATATTCACGGGCGCGACGGTCGCATCCGCGAACGTAACTCCTACGGCAACGACCCCCATCCGCCTAAAGGATAA
- a CDS encoding DnaJ C-terminal domain-containing protein: MATDPYSELGVKRDASADDIQKAFRKLAKELHPDRNPGNKVAEERFKRVSGAFDFLKDPEKRKKFDRGEIDADGREIYRRAGPGTGGAAGAYGQGGGFGGARGSFDGVDLNDIFDMFGGGSRGSAGGGFGGFGGGQAAPTKGADLKVKLDVDLMDTIIGNTRRVLFSDGRTVDVNIPKGTKDGATLRLKGQGAPSPTGRGPSGDALVEIRVNPHPIFRMEGSDLHMDLFVSIPDAVLGGKVQANTPDGPVNVTLAKGTNSGGVLRLKGRGGIDSKTGNRGDLFAHIVVALPDDMDDELIKFCEDWRKDGGYVPSVTAFKRK, encoded by the coding sequence GTGGCCACAGATCCTTATTCTGAATTGGGCGTCAAACGTGACGCCAGTGCCGATGATATCCAGAAGGCGTTTCGCAAGCTGGCCAAGGAACTGCACCCTGACCGCAACCCTGGCAATAAGGTCGCCGAGGAGCGCTTTAAGCGCGTCAGCGGGGCGTTTGATTTCCTGAAAGACCCGGAAAAGCGCAAGAAATTTGACCGCGGGGAGATCGATGCCGATGGCCGCGAAATCTATCGCCGCGCCGGGCCGGGAACCGGCGGCGCTGCGGGCGCTTACGGTCAGGGCGGCGGCTTTGGCGGGGCGCGCGGCTCATTTGACGGCGTGGACCTGAACGATATCTTTGACATGTTCGGCGGTGGCAGTCGCGGTAGCGCAGGCGGTGGTTTCGGCGGGTTTGGCGGTGGTCAGGCAGCCCCCACCAAGGGCGCTGATCTGAAGGTCAAACTCGATGTCGATCTGATGGACACCATCATCGGCAATACCCGCCGCGTGCTGTTTTCCGATGGCCGCACGGTTGATGTCAATATTCCTAAGGGCACCAAGGATGGCGCGACGCTACGCCTGAAAGGGCAGGGGGCGCCCTCACCGACCGGGCGCGGGCCGTCCGGCGATGCGCTGGTGGAAATCCGCGTCAATCCGCATCCGATCTTTCGTATGGAGGGCTCTGACCTCCACATGGACCTGTTTGTCTCTATCCCCGATGCGGTGCTGGGGGGGAAGGTGCAGGCCAATACGCCTGACGGGCCGGTCAATGTGACCCTGGCCAAGGGCACCAATTCCGGGGGCGTGCTGCGCCTGAAAGGCCGGGGCGGGATCGACAGTAAAACCGGAAATCGCGGCGACCTGTTTGCCCATATCGTCGTGGCCCTGCCGGATGACATGGATGATGAACTGATTAAATTCTGCGAAGACTGGCGCAAGGACGGCGGCTATGTGCCGTCGGTGACGGCGTTTAAACGTAAGTAA
- a CDS encoding heme lyase CcmF/NrfE family subunit: MIAELGTFCLGLAFVLSVAQALVVPASKLKFFAGFARLSEGLSLSAAVAMALSFAALLYAFLVSDFSVANVAANSHTSKPLLYKISGAWGSHEGSMLLWCLILLTFSAMVTLLGAGLPDSLKHKVLSVQGLLGAMFTGFTLFSSNPLARVFPAPFEGKSLNPMLQDPALAFHPPLLYLGYVGFSVVFSFAVAALIEGRIDRAWARYVRPWTLLAWSFLTVGITLGSFWAYYELGWGGWWFWDPVENASLMPWLAGTALLHAAIVMEKRDALKAWTVFLALLAFTFSMMGAFLVRSGVLTSVHAFAVDPQRGILLLIILFVTAGFGFTLYALRSRALGSSGVFAPVSRESALVVNNLLLFAALSSVCLGTLYPLLMEATTGKTISVGEPYYLLTYGPIMGAALLLAPLAMLLSWKRADLKGVVQRLAAAFGVSVVCAVVATLGVKGIDVGGRVVFILGLLLGFWLIFGSFKMLADRVGLFRGTMTESRRRFMGLALGTHGMILAHVGLGVFVLGATFEGHARLSTAASLSAGKNLAVGNYEVIFDGIRRYDGPNYLAEAANLTVRRLGGQPVCDAAPERRFYPASRQTMSEVAICFTPLNDLYFVLGESSLDAAGQPQWQVRALYNPWVRLIFVGPLLMALGGILSLLDRRLRLGVATSSKALKQEAS; encoded by the coding sequence ATGATCGCTGAACTGGGGACGTTTTGTTTAGGCCTGGCGTTTGTTCTGTCGGTGGCGCAGGCGCTGGTGGTGCCAGCCTCCAAACTGAAATTTTTCGCCGGGTTTGCGAGGCTGTCTGAGGGCCTGAGCCTGTCGGCGGCGGTGGCGATGGCCCTGTCGTTTGCGGCGTTGCTATACGCTTTTCTGGTCTCTGATTTTTCGGTCGCCAATGTCGCCGCCAATTCCCACACCTCAAAGCCGCTGCTCTATAAAATCTCCGGGGCATGGGGCAGTCACGAAGGTTCGATGCTGCTGTGGTGCCTGATTTTGTTGACTTTCAGCGCGATGGTTACCCTATTGGGTGCAGGTTTGCCCGACAGCCTGAAACATAAGGTGCTGTCGGTGCAAGGGTTGCTTGGGGCCATGTTCACCGGCTTTACCCTGTTTAGCTCCAACCCTCTGGCGCGGGTCTTTCCGGCGCCGTTTGAGGGTAAGTCGCTTAATCCCATGCTTCAGGACCCGGCGTTGGCGTTTCACCCGCCGCTGCTGTACCTCGGCTATGTCGGGTTTTCGGTGGTGTTCTCATTCGCCGTTGCGGCCCTGATCGAAGGCCGGATCGACCGGGCGTGGGCGCGCTATGTGCGGCCGTGGACGCTGCTGGCGTGGAGTTTCCTGACCGTCGGGATCACGCTGGGGTCATTCTGGGCCTATTATGAATTGGGCTGGGGCGGGTGGTGGTTCTGGGACCCGGTCGAGAACGCCTCACTGATGCCGTGGCTGGCTGGGACAGCACTTTTGCACGCCGCCATCGTCATGGAAAAGCGCGATGCGCTTAAGGCCTGGACGGTGTTTCTGGCCCTGCTGGCCTTTACCTTTTCGATGATGGGGGCGTTTCTGGTGCGCTCAGGGGTGCTCACCTCCGTGCACGCCTTTGCGGTCGATCCGCAGCGCGGGATTTTGCTGCTGATCATCCTGTTTGTGACGGCGGGTTTCGGGTTTACGCTCTATGCGCTGCGGTCGCGTGCACTTGGTTCATCGGGTGTGTTTGCGCCGGTCAGCCGGGAATCGGCGCTGGTGGTCAATAATCTGCTGCTATTTGCGGCCCTGTCATCGGTGTGTCTGGGCACGCTTTATCCGCTGCTGATGGAGGCCACGACGGGAAAGACCATTTCGGTCGGTGAACCCTATTATTTGCTGACCTACGGGCCGATCATGGGTGCTGCCCTGTTGCTGGCGCCGCTGGCCATGCTGCTGTCGTGGAAGCGGGCCGATCTTAAGGGCGTGGTGCAACGGCTGGCGGCGGCGTTTGGGGTGAGCGTGGTCTGTGCGGTTGTGGCCACGCTGGGCGTCAAGGGCATAGATGTCGGCGGTAGGGTTGTGTTTATCCTTGGACTGTTGCTCGGCTTTTGGCTCATTTTCGGCTCGTTCAAAATGCTGGCCGATCGGGTGGGGCTGTTCAGGGGGACGATGACGGAGAGCCGCCGTCGGTTTATGGGGTTAGCTTTAGGCACCCACGGCATGATTCTGGCCCATGTCGGTCTTGGGGTATTTGTGCTGGGGGCGACCTTCGAAGGCCATGCCCGCCTGAGCACCGCAGCGTCCTTGAGCGCGGGCAAGAACCTCGCGGTCGGTAATTATGAGGTGATATTTGACGGTATCCGCCGCTATGATGGCCCAAATTACCTTGCCGAAGCCGCGAACCTGACCGTGCGGCGCTTAGGCGGTCAGCCGGTGTGTGATGCCGCGCCCGAACGACGGTTCTATCCGGCGTCGCGCCAGACCATGAGCGAGGTGGCGATCTGCTTCACCCCGCTCAATGACCTCTATTTCGTGCTGGGAGAATCGAGCCTCGATGCTGCCGGTCAGCCGCAGTGGCAGGTCAGGGCGCTCTATAATCCGTGGGTGCGGCTGATTTTTGTCGGGCCGCTGCTGATGGCGCTGGGCGGGATATTGTCGCTGCTCGACCGCCGTTTGCGTCTGGGGGTGGCGACCTCATCGAAGGCGCTGAAACAGGAGGCATCATGA
- the ccmI gene encoding c-type cytochrome biogenesis protein CcmI, with the protein MILFSVIAAAVSATVFAVAGLWLKGRPPVSDLTREKALYARFVDDVDLRLARGQIEADLALEEKAEAGRALLKAARDHGEATAPLKPVVVMAGAALVAGLSFGLYVVVGMPGYPDQPYAQRLEAWTQMAQTNPDVLPPKPMAEVLKARADDHKNDSGYWQQLGRHQVMAGDYFDGARSLEMSVRLDPKRAEGWSDFGEALVLAADGVADDSARKAFAEALKRDPNDISGLYYTAKILRDDGRFDEAKLAFDKVLSQLPAGDPRRETIAADLTSLEEARTAQDQVNAQIKGMVDSLTARLKTEPDDPDGWARLLRAHRVLKDQVTEAETVAAIRAQYSNNPDQVAAILDKAKAPVGREGG; encoded by the coding sequence ATGATCCTGTTTTCAGTTATCGCGGCGGCTGTGAGCGCAACTGTGTTTGCGGTCGCCGGGCTGTGGCTGAAAGGGCGCCCGCCGGTGTCAGACCTTACCCGTGAAAAGGCGCTCTATGCCCGCTTTGTGGACGATGTGGATCTCCGGTTAGCGCGCGGTCAGATCGAGGCTGATCTGGCGCTTGAGGAAAAAGCCGAGGCCGGGCGCGCTTTGCTTAAGGCCGCGCGCGATCATGGTGAGGCGACAGCACCGTTAAAGCCGGTCGTGGTCATGGCGGGGGCGGCGCTGGTGGCGGGCTTAAGTTTTGGTCTTTATGTGGTCGTGGGGATGCCCGGCTATCCCGATCAGCCCTATGCGCAGCGGCTTGAGGCCTGGACGCAAATGGCGCAGACCAATCCCGATGTCCTGCCGCCCAAGCCGATGGCCGAGGTGTTGAAAGCCCGCGCTGACGATCACAAAAATGACTCCGGCTACTGGCAGCAACTGGGCCGTCATCAGGTCATGGCCGGTGACTATTTCGACGGGGCGCGGTCACTGGAAATGTCGGTCAGGCTCGATCCAAAGCGGGCCGAAGGTTGGTCTGATTTTGGCGAAGCGCTGGTGCTGGCGGCGGATGGCGTGGCCGATGACAGTGCGCGCAAGGCCTTTGCCGAGGCCCTTAAACGTGATCCGAATGATATTTCAGGGCTTTATTATACGGCGAAAATTCTGCGCGATGACGGCCGGTTCGATGAGGCCAAACTGGCTTTTGATAAGGTGCTGAGCCAACTGCCCGCCGGTGATCCGCGTCGGGAAACGATCGCGGCTGACCTCACTTCGCTTGAGGAGGCTCGCACCGCGCAAGATCAGGTCAACGCGCAGATTAAAGGCATGGTCGATAGCCTTACCGCGCGGCTGAAAACTGAGCCCGATGATCCCGATGGCTGGGCGCGGTTGTTGCGGGCGCACCGGGTGCTGAAAGATCAGGTGACGGAGGCTGAGACGGTTGCGGCCATTCGTGCTCAGTATAGTAACAATCCCGATCAGGTGGCGGCTATTTTAGACAAAGCCAAGGCCCCGGTCGGTCGTGAAGGTGGGTGA
- a CDS encoding response regulator transcription factor, with product MTHVLIVEDDTEAALSLQRGLKEAGMTATVTHDGEAGLAALRGDAAFDVVVLDRMMPGLDGVSMLEIARSEGIDVPVLFLSALGDLENRVYGLKAGADDYLVKPYALVELLARVEALARRKDKDPVETVLKVGELEMNLINRQVRRAGTLIDLQPREFQLLEFLMRHVGQNVTRTMLLEKVWAYHFDPQTNVIDVHISRLRSKLDKGFDKPMLHTVRGEGYQLKA from the coding sequence ATGACCCACGTTCTGATCGTCGAAGATGACACCGAAGCGGCCTTAAGCCTTCAGCGGGGGCTGAAAGAGGCGGGCATGACGGCCACGGTCACCCATGATGGGGAGGCGGGGCTGGCTGCGCTGCGTGGTGATGCCGCCTTTGATGTGGTGGTGCTTGACCGCATGATGCCGGGGCTGGACGGGGTATCGATGCTGGAGATCGCGCGTTCCGAAGGTATCGACGTGCCGGTGCTGTTTTTAAGCGCGCTCGGTGATCTCGAAAACCGCGTCTATGGCCTGAAAGCCGGGGCCGATGATTATCTGGTCAAGCCCTATGCTCTGGTTGAACTGCTGGCCCGCGTTGAGGCTCTGGCGCGCCGCAAGGATAAAGACCCGGTCGAAACGGTGCTTAAGGTCGGGGAACTGGAGATGAACCTGATCAACCGTCAGGTCAGGCGGGCGGGGACACTGATTGACCTGCAACCGCGCGAGTTTCAGTTGCTGGAATTCCTGATGCGCCATGTCGGTCAGAATGTGACCCGCACCATGTTGCTGGAGAAGGTCTGGGCCTATCATTTCGACCCGCAAACCAATGTCATTGATGTCCATATTTCGCGCCTCAGATCCAAGCTGGATAAGGGTTTCGATAAGCCGATGCTGCACACGGTGCGCGGCGAAGGCTATCAGTTGAAGGCGTGA
- a CDS encoding cytochrome c-type biogenesis protein, protein MRKLLTALAIAVLGLSQMATAVTSSEIMLDPRQDQRARALYGEVRCVVCQNEAIGDSQADIAADMRREIRTEILSGKTDKDIREELTARYGDYVLFRPRFSAGNLILWLLPLALVLAGASTLAVMAKTKIKTKIYSLDEQEQKALDDLINKP, encoded by the coding sequence ATGAGGAAACTACTGACCGCATTGGCCATTGCCGTCCTTGGCCTGTCGCAGATGGCGACCGCCGTGACCTCCTCCGAGATCATGCTCGATCCGCGTCAGGATCAGCGGGCGCGGGCGCTTTACGGTGAGGTGCGCTGCGTGGTCTGTCAGAATGAGGCGATTGGCGACTCGCAGGCCGATATCGCCGCCGACATGCGCCGGGAAATCCGCACTGAAATCCTGTCCGGTAAGACTGATAAAGATATCCGTGAGGAGCTAACCGCCCGCTACGGTGATTATGTTCTTTTTCGGCCCAGGTTTTCGGCAGGCAATCTGATTTTGTGGCTTTTGCCGCTGGCCTTGGTGCTTGCGGGCGCATCCACTCTGGCGGTTATGGCCAAAACTAAAATAAAAACAAAGATTTATTCTCTGGATGAGCAGGAGCAAAAAGCCCTCGACGACCTGATTAATAAACCTTAA
- a CDS encoding ATP-binding protein → MSNNGWLWLKRKVFWADRTSQPGSLVGHLIRLASVWFILALVVTSVTLTGFFHQAQLERFQQNVGQLADNLYSDTDLDMDGKIVPPSFFDTRTQRVYSGLYWQVSEVGANGEVTVQSRSRSLWNDDVPVPASVLADIRATPGVASFYDVTGPQAEPLRAAAIYTLIKGRAFVFVAAEDRTMMDAGVRRFGFLIAIAMIILALGSLAAIWLQVRIGLRPLFKLTGEIHDLREGRKVRLDGRYPTEIMPVANQINGFLDTNQEVLERQRTHVGNLAHALKTPLSVLLTSAQDADENLPDIVRRQTETMRGQVDHHLRRARAAARSQTMGERTPIEPVLDELAVTLEQVFRDKDVVIDWRAPEDLAFRGEKQDFQEIIGNLIENACIWCRKNIRVTAQAEAGALFMTVTVEDDGPGMPEERYDEVLKRGARLDESAPGSGLGLSIVDELVRAYGGELMFDRATIGGLRVTLKLPGARV, encoded by the coding sequence GTGAGCAATAACGGCTGGTTATGGCTGAAGCGCAAGGTGTTTTGGGCGGATAGAACGTCGCAACCTGGCTCTCTGGTCGGGCACCTGATCCGGCTGGCCAGCGTGTGGTTTATTCTGGCGCTGGTGGTGACCTCAGTGACCCTGACCGGCTTTTTCCATCAGGCCCAGCTTGAGCGCTTTCAGCAAAATGTCGGGCAACTGGCCGACAATCTCTATTCCGATACCGACCTCGATATGGACGGTAAGATCGTCCCACCGAGCTTTTTCGATACCCGTACCCAGCGCGTCTATTCCGGCCTGTACTGGCAGGTCAGCGAAGTGGGCGCAAACGGTGAGGTGACGGTTCAGTCACGCTCACGATCCTTGTGGAATGATGATGTGCCTGTGCCCGCCAGTGTGTTGGCTGATATTCGCGCGACTCCGGGCGTGGCGTCCTTTTATGATGTGACGGGGCCGCAAGCGGAGCCGCTCAGGGCCGCGGCCATCTATACCCTGATCAAGGGGCGAGCCTTTGTGTTTGTGGCGGCCGAAGACCGCACAATGATGGATGCCGGGGTGCGCCGGTTCGGGTTTTTGATCGCCATCGCCATGATCATTCTAGCGCTGGGGTCGCTGGCGGCGATCTGGCTTCAGGTGCGGATCGGCTTGCGGCCTCTGTTTAAACTAACCGGCGAAATCCATGATTTGCGCGAGGGGCGTAAGGTGCGCCTCGATGGCCGTTACCCGACCGAAATCATGCCGGTAGCTAATCAGATCAACGGCTTTTTGGATACAAACCAAGAGGTGCTGGAGCGCCAGCGTACCCATGTCGGCAATCTGGCCCACGCGCTCAAAACGCCGCTGTCGGTGCTGCTGACGTCGGCTCAGGACGCGGATGAAAACCTGCCCGATATTGTGCGCCGTCAGACCGAGACCATGCGCGGTCAGGTCGATCACCACCTCAGACGGGCGCGGGCGGCAGCAAGATCGCAGACCATGGGGGAGCGCACGCCCATTGAACCGGTGCTGGATGAACTGGCCGTCACTCTGGAGCAGGTCTTCCGCGACAAAGATGTGGTCATTGACTGGCGCGCGCCGGAGGATCTGGCGTTTCGCGGCGAAAAGCAGGATTTTCAGGAGATTATCGGCAACCTGATTGAAAATGCCTGCATCTGGTGCCGCAAGAATATCCGCGTGACGGCGCAGGCTGAGGCAGGGGCGCTGTTTATGACGGTCACGGTTGAGGACGACGGCCCCGGCATGCCGGAGGAACGCTATGACGAAGTGCTGAAACGCGGGGCGCGGCTGGATGAAAGCGCACCGGGGTCGGGTCTGGGGTTGAGTATTGTCGATGAACTGGTGCGGGCTTACGGCGGCGAACTGATGTTCGACCGCGCCACCATTGGCGGGCTTAGGGTGACGCTGAAACTGCCGGGCGCACGAGTTTAG